From a region of the Malania oleifera isolate guangnan ecotype guangnan chromosome 12, ASM2987363v1, whole genome shotgun sequence genome:
- the LOC131145104 gene encoding uncharacterized protein LOC131145104, whose translation MDDELNILPISSHKRSIIPVLVKEEHLDYDVVKSANPEFKKATIRINIYKQHRQTIQENKCSLLRINKHVVPATHKQHPNRSPLRLSLSVLSSACLPRPSTPSVRRCCGLLPAACFLLPAANDPVLSSSPPAVIHSHRPTAALPSSARSRRTQLPQVGMGGIRNVIAWGIMRKKVDERIRTQTSLSTRQCRLLICISCSVKSRSIVLWWYKN comes from the exons ATGGATGATGAATTGAATATTCTGCCAATTTCGTCCCATAAGAGGTCAATTATCCCAGTTTTAGTTAAAGAG GAGCATTTAGACTACGATGTGGTGAAAAGTGCCAATCCTGAGTTCAAAAAAGCAACTATTCGTATTAATATCTACAAACAGCATCGACAAACTATACAG GAAAATAAGTGTTCCCTGCTGCGAATAAATAAGCATGTCGTTCCAGCAACACACAAGCAGCACCCTAACCGCTCTCCTCTCAGGCTCTCACTCTCTGTCCTCTCCTCTGCCTGCCTACCTCGCCCCTCGACTCCCTCCGTGCGCCGGTGCTGCGgcctgctgcctgctgcctgcTTCCTGCTTCCTGCTGCGAATGATCCAGTACTCTCGTCGTCTCCTCCAGCCGTCATCCACAGCCACAGACCCACTGCGGCTCTGCCCAGCTCTGCCCGCAGTCGCCGCACGCAGTTACCGCAAGTTGGTATGGGTGGAATAAGAAATGTTATTGCCTGGGGAATAATGAGGAAGAAGGTGGATGAACGCATCCGAACTCAGACAAGTCTCTCCACTAGGCAGTGCAG ATTGTTAATCTGCATTTCATGCTCAGTCAAGTCTAGGTCAATTGTTTTATGGTGGTACAAGAATTGA